The following nucleotide sequence is from Malania oleifera isolate guangnan ecotype guangnan chromosome 4, ASM2987363v1, whole genome shotgun sequence.
GGCGTAGTGTATGGAGAGTGACCTCAACCATGAGATGAAGCATGGTGTAGAAATATCCTCAGGGCAATGATACGTTACGGATGTGGATGTAACCGAGGACACTCTTGAGCTAgttatgaaaatggaaatgaaatggaaataaaaatggaaatgagaatggaaataagaaatgaaatagcatgagttaataatataaatagttaaagcgaagtaaaacactctgcctaagggcttactaagtaaggtgagtgccctgatgagtaTCAGTTGTACCCGAACCCGATTTATTTGGGAAAAGATACAAAAGATATCAGTGCagaggggagttacatgtatgggcgtatattctcccctattctcgagaacttcgctgataaatatgggttacGTAAAAATGGATTTAGAAGtgaaattaaaagcttatgaaagcttgtgtattatatctatatgattttgaTTGTGGAAATGATATATTTACTCAGAATATATTATCACTGACATGAATATATGTTGTATTATGAtggaactcatattgccacacactgtagacaatttattccatcttactgagatgtgtctcaccaaatcatttaaatatttcaagaaactgaGGTAGACCGggtgatagagcttcgagatagaggggagctgataccctgcGGGGACAGGGTGAGTGTTATGAACTAGGGATGGAGGGTttccctagagtattttgtgtttctATTTAGGAATATGTTAGACATGTATTTATGGAtgattagtactctggtatgtgtattcgttgtggtatatatctatatataaatgacttccactgttaggttgtgAATATAATGATGATTGTGTACCCGGTACCCTATTCGAGTCGGGTAATGTATTAAGGTATCAGTGGGTGACGTGGCCAATTTCGgattatatgttttatttaaaaaaaatttgtataaaaattttGGGTGTAACAGTATGGATAGATACTCTTATATGTTTTAGTGAGATCACAAAAGATACTTCAAATTAAGCACATATGaataaataaaagtataaaaataaatattcctCTTTGAGGTCAACCATAAGTTGGTGAATGCTTGTAAACTAACCACATTGCACAAACATATGGATGCTCATGGTTGAGAGTGGATGCATAGGTTCTTAGTCAAGCATGGACATTCATTTAGGCATCAAATAAAACCCATTATCTCTTTATTACTTTGAGAATTTGATAAGGTGAATAGCCAGTTTATCCAATATTTAGCATAAATGAGTATAAGGCGATAAACCTTCCTTGAAACACTTTGGTAGTCCTTCCAGATCAAAATCCAAATAATGAATTATATATTCCTTAGCAGAGGATGCTATAAAATTGAGTATAGCCAAAAATCTATTTGCCAATTCGGCATTCACAGAAGGATATTCCAAAGTGATCATAAGCGGATGTTTTCCAAGTAAGCATAAAGGTTTCATGCTCATCaaactcggtggaactatggtccaagGTCCTGTATATGTTtttgctactcatttgggggaaatctaatagggaaaactatggttttttcattattacagttttgggaaaaaggaggggacgggttgcatccctggttttgttgaaaaccgagtatatgtgtgatttgtactgtgatattgggatggccgtgccttgaattgtttaaattgtatttttttggaaaaccaggATTTAGATTACTatatgggtgtggtttgtttggttatatgagcatgcatgtgtgtgtgaaatattgaaatgctagtagcaaccgggttctgaattgttccaggtactaagtgtgtctgactctatatccgagggcgtgtgtttatcggctaccatgtaggcaagagtgtccggctctatatccgagggtgtgagcctataccggcagatcaggtcgaagggtgtggatccaccagttagcgccggtacgatgccatgggagttagggactagccatgtgctagtGGCGCCGTGCTTTGAGGGTTGGCAGGGCCAACGCTGGATTGTCGTGGACCGGCTtctggccgaagggtgtgacgacaccgggattgctgatcatttgttgtgtgtgcgtgtatgcactgtgtaaattagtactggattgcattcaactgcgtgtatgttgcatcatgataacactcaaatgtcacacaccgatataacctgtgttcttccttactgagaggtgtcttacccctactatacgtacattgttagaggtccttcgggtaaccggaactagcatcctggtgtagggagcgtagtggccggtgtactgcatttAGCTctaggtaagtgttaggactataattttggtgggttgccattttgggatgtgttgggcacccatttgtacgttttgatagagcattgtgtctgctcttgtatagactcaggtatggtactgcatatgtatgtacgATTTTTTCgctatgtatatgattgtgtttggatgtgattggggtgtctgggaaccccacggggtcggaccctcatcctttgtactgtatctgtgatgatttgtataatacagggacatgttaggttacattctcacccccgggtcccatttccgggttcaagGCGTGACAAGAGCTGACGGTGTCCAAAAACTCTTCCCCAAAtaaaaattatgcgcttagaggcgaacttagtaaagttagttgattttaagcacttgggtgtccaattcgggcatatgaggtccaaactaagcAGGATTACTCCtaacacatccgtcacattgagctagacgtgtcagagctgacagtgcccaaaaaatcctccctggGAGCTTTTTGTGCACTTAAAAATAAAGTTAGAgtacaaacaaacttaacaaacttagtgaATTTTAGCACTCACGTTTCtaagttgggcatacgaggtccaaatcaaGTAGGGTTAGTCCTGATATGTCCATCACATTGAGCTGGATGTGCcaaagctgacggtgcccaaaagtATTTCTCTTTCTTGAATAAGAtaacaaatttatttttactatatttatatttatatttagtactttgcaaaaatattctcatgtGTACCTTGTTTTAGTCTTTGTGTGGGTCATAAATACATCTATTATCCAATggaggctgatttaaatttacccaaaaaaaacctttaatttttttaaagatgcATGAGTTTGCCACCTCTAAGTCCTGCCTTTTGATCACCCTTCCTTTTTTGACTCATTCTCGTCTCCTTTTAGATTTATAATATTTAACGTGCATTTAAGAGGCAATTTATTAGGGATTTTCAAAAAGCATGAATCATTACAGAGCACATTCAATGTCATTGAGGAAGtatggaatttaaataagaaTGTAGATTAGAGTGTTAGTAaagtaaattaaaatattttaaaatgtggtcTATAAACACATTGAGCATAAAAGTAATGattaaaaatgtgatttataaataatatttttgctaATAAACATATGATCTGCATTAGCTAATAAGATTTCACAAATTAATGCGAATACACGACACATCTCACATTGCACCTTTTTTAGCCTAAATCATGTATTTGCTGCAACTTGGTTGTAAAAGGTATTGCTTAATTTTAGCATTAACTGAAAAGCACATAAACCATAGTCTTTGTAGATGTCTTAATAAGTCTCTTGCTTAGCTTAGGCACATGACTCCACATTAACCCCAATGCCAATATATACCCATGTTTGGCTTGTGCTCTTCCCAAGATTCATTCGCAAGCCTGTCCTTTTTAATTTGTGCAAGTGCATCATTTTCATTTCCCATTTTCTATTTTccttctcattctctctcaattCGTTCCTTTATTCTctgacatctctctctctctctctctctctctctctccctctctctctcgctcgctctctttgtatatatatatatgtcacgaATATCATAAAAATTTTACGTATAAGACCATGCGTAAAGCCTTGTGTGAGTTTTTGTTTTGCAGTATTTTGACATTTGTCATACTTTGGGATGCCTTTATCGTGGAAGGAGCTCCACAAGGATCTCAAATCACAAACATTCCTAGCTTCAAAGGCACTTTACCCACCAAACATTACTCAGGGTAATTAAGCCTAAAGTATTCATATATataatactctctctctctctctctctctctctctctctctctgtatatatatatatatatatatatatatatatatatatatatatatatggttgtgatATTTTGGATTTTGTCACATGGATTTGTTTGAAGGTATGTGACCATTGATGGGAACGCGGTGAAAAAACTTTTCTATTACTTTGTTGAGTCAGAAGAGAATCCAAAGATTGATCCCCTTGTTCTTTGGCTTAATGGTGGACCTGGTTGCTCCAGTTTTGGCGGATTTGTTTATGAACATGGTATATGTGTGAATATGTGTGCGTctgtgtgtgtttgaatttgaTGGTACACCTTTCCCAACTTGTTATTAATTATTCAATTTTGTTTGATTTCATTCTACTACTTAATCTATCATTTTTTTAGCTTTCACATTAAATTCTTAACAAATTATTTGATTAACACATGCAATAAATTATTTAGAATGCTGAACAAAATTCTTTGGCTTCCTCCATTATTTATTTTACTATCTAATtccttatttctttttaaaatttattggtTATTGCTTCTTTAATTTAAATGAACATATAAAAATACCATGTAAAAATTGGTCATTGTTTATGCTGTCAAAATAATaatcaaagaattataaaaagaaagaacatatatataataaaaaaaatttaaaaagaaacaaaaaaagatTGGAGCAAGGTTGTGTCACAAACGTACGATGCTCTCTTAAAGTCAGGTCAGTCTCCCTGCATGCAAGTTTTAGGTCGATCCAACCTAAAATCAGTCATTGCCTGATGACGAGAACATTGCAATGAAGCAACCAACCTACAATATGACTAACCAATAAAGAGATGCCAGATACCAAGGAGCAACCCCACGACATAAGAGAGCCTCCGAATTAACCTCCTAAATTAGGTAAAATGTAATGAAACTCTTCTCGGTCCAAATTCGAGAGAGTGGGATGGGACCTAGACCAAAAGAAGAGGTTCGAAACACATTTAGGGTGAATTTTGGCGGCTAAGGAGGAGTAGTCCCTAAAgaatcttttgtttctttctttccaGATCTCCCAACAGACCACTCCCAATCAATATTATTGTCCATATTACATAGATATAGATAATATCATGAAGACATTTCAcgctgttatatatatatacacatatacatgtaaAAGAGGAGGTTATACAAATATTAAGTCACATGGTAATACTTTTGAACCCATCCTGTAATTAAAGTTGttgtttaatattttattaaatattaattcCAACAACAATGGCTACGATTTTTATTACATTGCATATGATCTAATTCATCGTCATCAACACCTTCAAATAGAACTCTAATTACTTGGAGAAGCAATTTAATCAAATGTCATACAGGACCATTCAACTTCCAAGCAGGAGAGACTAAAGACCAGCTCCCTACATTGCATCTTAATCCATACAGTTGGTCTAAGGTTAATAATCCATCTCTTTAATTAGAAACCCATTAATTAGCAAGCTAGTGAAAAGTAGTCAATTATATAAATGAAGTTGTTGGCCTTAATTGCCATTAGTTTCAAGTTAATTGATTATGCAATTTTTGCCTTTTACTAAGGTTTCCAACATTATTTATTTGGATTCTCCTGCTGGAGTCGGCTTCTCCTACTCGACAGATAGAAATGCTTACACTACTGGTGATGTACAAACTGCCTTGGATACACACAATTTTCTCCTTGAGGTAAAATAAAACCCGGAAATTACTATAAAATTCACCTTCcctgaaagtaaaaaaaaaaaaaaacctcatgaTGACTTAGATTTCAATTATGTCTATGTTGATTCTTGAGTCTGTGAGAAAATATAATTACAAGCATTTGCAAATTTGCCTTCAGTGGTTCAAAGAATACCAGGAGTTCCAAGCCAATCCATTTTACATAGCAGGAGAGTCTTACGCAGGAGTTTATGTGCCCACCCTCGCTATTGAAATAGTGAAAGGTTTGCCTATGCTAACTTGAGTGTGTCTAGAGATAACCTATAGTGTTTAACCTTTCTCCTGTCCTGTAGGAATTCAAGCTGGTGCAAAGCCCAATATCAATTTCAAGGTATGCTACTCTAGTAACTCTACATCAAATAGGTAAGTCTCaacatatacatacatgcatacatatatatatatatatatatatatatatatatatgaactgcGTTTGACACAGGGTTACATGGTGGGAAATGCATACACGGATGACTATTTTGATGGGAATTCTTATATCCGCTTCGCACACGGGATGGCTCTAATTTCAGATGCTATTTTTGAGGTAAGTAGCTAaaaattttcctctctctctctctctctctctctctctctctctctctctctctctctctctcctaatttGATTATAGTTGTGATTGCATTGGCCTTGAAGGGAGTCAAAAAAATCCAACTTCTCAATCAAACATATTTGGAGAGATCTAGACATAAAAAACTTGGTTGACTCTCGTCCCTGTTGAATGCAATTAATCAATTGTTTCTAACTAAAGTCAGCTTTTCCTACCTCTCAATTGCTCTTTATTCAGTTTGAACAATGAACATGTATTGGTTCAGGATGTTCTTGCTGCTTGTGGAGCAGCCTACTACAATATTACGAGTAGAAGTTGCAAAAGACAACTTGACAAAGTTGATGCTGTAAGATGTTTTCCTGTTCACTCGTAAATTTTCTTATATAGAAAGGGAAATACAATCATttgactcattttttttttagaatactcttttttttttccaagacTCATTTGAACTTGAATAAGGAATAAGTGAAGTAGTTTTCCAAGTTCTAACAAAATAGTGGCTAACGTGCTTTTATATTTCTGTTCCCTTTTCAAAAATATTGGCTTCCCGGGATACGACTGACTCAGATTATTGATGGATTAAACCCCTACAACATCCTTGAACCTTGCTACCATAATCCAGATGCAAATGGAAATTCGAGCCTACCATCTAGCTTCAAGGAACTAGGGAGGACAGATAAGCCTCTTGGTGTGAGGAAAATAATGTCTGGTCATGCATGGCCTTTCCGAGCGCTAGTGCCGCAAGGCATTGTAACACTATGGCCTCAACTAGTTAGCAATGACAGCGCTACAGTCCCATGCGTAGTGAGTTACTCAGTTTTATActtcatccactcaatttttcttttatcttGGATATACATTTATATTTTTGTTGGATCAAATTCATATTTATGTGATAATTAAGTTTCTGTTTTTATCTTAATCTTATCCTCCGGATGgtctcttctattttttttttttttttttcttcaaaatggTTTAAATAACTTTAGAACGACGAGATCGCAACCAAGTGGTTGAATGATGCAGAAGTTAAGAAAGCAATTCATGCAGAGGTAAATGTCCATTTTGTATTTCCTAGCCAAAGctaaaagctttgaaaatttACAATTTTTTGCCCTTGTTGTGCTCTTAAAAAATTTACAGAACAGTATCGATTGGGTGTTATGCACGAATAGCATAAATTACTCCCATGATACTGGAAGCATGATCGATTACCATAAAAACCTCACCACGCAAGGATACAAAGCTCTTGTATACAGGTAATTACCCTAAAGAGCTTTTACTTTTGGGACATTTGTTGTTTCTTAGATTTGGAAACACCGTACCTCATAAACCAACCTATGAAATGACATTAACTGTTCTCTATTCATTTTCATTCTTCCTTCTATTGGCCGGCCTAAATCTTTTTTGGGTTGGTGTGCATGCAGCGGTGATCATGATATGGTTGTACCATTCACGGGAAGCCAGGCATGGACTGAATCACTTGGGTTCAAAGTTAAGGATGAATGGAGGCCGTGGTGGTCAAGAGGACAAGTCGCTGGGTATACTTTACTTTCTTATTGCGCAAATTGAAGTCTTCTACATAATTAATTTCTGTTTAAAATTTTGTAGTTATATGCAAGGATACGACCACAATTTCACCTTTCTCACTATCAAGGTCTCTTCTTGAAAaccatttccttttcttttctgttGTATTAGATTGTAATGTAATATATGCTGCATATATTGCAACTGCAGGGGGCTGGGCATAACGTTCCAGAGAGCAAACCGGTGGAGTCGTTGGATTTTTATAGTCGTTGGCTAGAGGGAAAGCCAATTTGACACTCGTCACCCATATGAGTCATCGAGAATAAATGTCAGAtttatcttttcttttaataagAGGAAGGGAAAAATAATTACGTGTGAAGTATTTTGTGGATCGATGATGGAAAATTTTTTAACCAAACAATTATCATCACCGGGGTGAGTAGTGAGTAAATTAATTTGACCAAGTTTTCTATGGCATCCATGAAAGGGAAAATACACTAGCAATACAATACCCCACGACTAGACTAGGAGTACCCTTCTCCCTCCCAAATATTTACGTAAACATCAAACATATTTCGCTAGTGTAAGCAATAAAAATGAAACAGTAACACACTGAATATTTAGACTAAAGCAATTTTCTTACGTAGCAAATAAAAAAATGGTATCATGGTGGCTACTAATTATCTTCCGGAGTTGAGAATCTACGTTAGGTCGTTTTCATCCAGCTGCTCTTCCTGCTCGGCTGCATGATTCTTCAATGCACTCACATCACCAGTAGGCAGTTTCCTTGCGAGTCTGATGACCTGCGATCATTTGATTTCAGTTAAAATTCTATCATGACAATGAAAATCAGGTATTTTCTCACAAGTGCAAAGGCATGCGCTTCCGTTGATTCACAAAGTAGCCTTGCAAGGACCGGCGAACTTTTAGCGCGCACATGAAGAAATCAATCAGCCTggtcattgattttttttttttctttttaattctatCAAAAGCACTTTCAAAAAGGCCAAAGAATCTTAATTTATTCAGAGGCAAAGGAATCCTATTATGAGGCTTAGAACAAAGCAAGATAGAATTTTAGGATCcagtaaattataaaaaaaaaataatttttatttttaaaaaaaaaaaaattacaaaaaatttaacTTAATTTTCGGTTAAAtaacatttatatgaaaaattagaAGGCAAACAATATTTTGGTACTATCCAACAATTGTcgaaaataattttcatattttaattttttttttcaaataactaCAAAAAAAACTGTCActctgttttaaaaaaaaaattaaattagtgTAGAAATGTTGAAAagatgtttttattattttctagatgtttatttacataatttttaaaaattgaaaagtaggattttttttctaattatttgaaaacctaaaaatgaaaagagaaaatcattttccacaTCTAGACAAACATTTTATTTTCTAACTTTTGAAAACTAGAACATAGACTAGCTATTACTTTTATAAttcttcaaaaaatttaaaatgaaagacAAAAACTATTTCTGATAACTAAATGaacccttaatttttttttttttatttttggcttcTTATCTAAATTTGTGAATGCTAACTCAgcagtaaaattaaattttagtcTGTGTTTGAGAACCTAAATTCTATAGTTTTGAATTAGGATTTCTCATACGAAATTTATTCTAGTTTAGCGTTAACTTGTGTTTTGCTCAATTCACACAAATCTGAACTCCATGTTCGAACTTCAACACCTAAACACCAATACAATATTTGATGTGCTATAATataattgaatgaaataaaaaaatttatataataaaaataaaaaattacaaagacGAATTTTATTTCATTCCATTACATTCTTATGCAATAACACATTCAACTACAGTGATAACGGGAAATTCACACTTGCCTATGGAAGTCAAATTGTCAATCTAGCAAAGGGAAACTTCCTCACATCAAaggcacatttttttttttttaacctcttTCTTGGGCAAACATAAAAAAGCTAGGGAGACATTTCTTATAGATGTAATGGTTAGCTCTATTGGTTAAGTGCTACAGGGGCTTACCTTCCCTTGAACATATGATGGGAGTATGAGGATAAGACGATCCGAGTTCAACAAAtttgtatttttaatattattgatataaataaaaataggacaaaagacactaacctaATTTGAAATTTGGCAAAAAGACATCGATGTcctctgaggtttcaaaaattgtaAGAATCTTTCtggaggtttcaagaattttaggAACTTTCTTTCAAAatacttgtctttttgcaaaataagtaGAAGTTTGCGTCTTTTGCCAAACCCCAGGGGGTgcttgtgacatttttgaaacgtTTGGGGATGAAAACTCAACTATCATTTTACCAAATCTCAAGGGAGTTGAGTGTCTtttattcataaaaataaaaaaaaaaaatatttttagatgaTATCACTTCtataaaattttatgttttacaaaatactagatataaataaagatattttggagtatgtggctcatattgatgagtggaacacatgcacagGGAAAGCATGGTGAGGAAATACAAGGAAGCTGGGCTGCAGGAAGAAACAATCGACAGTTTGGTCGATACTTACATCGGCGATTTAACCTAGGGAAGAAACTGTCGACAATGtgtctgaaaccatcgatggattcaGTTTTAGTAAAATTGTCGACAATTTTGCTCGGTgtagtttttcaaattttgaattggaaagatCAGTAGGTTGGGGATTCGGAGGCATAACCTCCGGTGATTGATACTGGGGTATTTTAGGAACTTCCTAAGTCCTTTGTACGTGTAGGATTAGCATATATAGCAATATTATAACCCTGGTTTGAATGTTGATAATGAAATTCagccgcttgctcccgtggacatagacACGCATTGTCGAACAACATAAATTCTTTTGTCATgtgtttatttgattttcttaTTATTTGTGTGTGAGTGTGTTTTCTGTATTGTTCATCGTTGGTTGTTGCATTGCACGATCCGAAACGGTGTGTTTTCCCACAGCGCATCAATTTGCACAaaagaatataataaaaaaaaaaatttctttcttatttttcatttattttcaaataatCCAAACAAAGCCtagggaaaaaaaatgaaaaatatgaaatgatgcactttttcatatttggttatctaGAAAAgtagggaaaataaaataaaataaaatgtaaaatagacaaaaattagatttttcatgtctttatttgattttacttttaatttttaattatattagactaattttttttttcatcttaataacatttcaatttttaaaatgattCGGTAGCATATGATATAAGGAGAATATATAGTGAAAACaaattttttctattatttttcacaaacaaaatccTTAATCTAAACATAATCTCTTCTTTCATATTCTAACATATAAGTAATACTTGTGCCTATAGCTTTTGTATTCTTCCTTTAGCCTAtaccaaaagaagaagaagaaaaaaaaaactaaagccAAAATTTAAGATTTTTCTTGCATGGCTACAAGAACAATCCGTCAGTAGTAGCCTTTACAATTGCTGTAGTGTAGATGGTAGAAAAATGCTTAGCATCATAGGTATTGATCATTATAGACTTATGTGGCATGTGGGGAGAGGATGGAAGTTTTGTAAACGTGTTGTGTGGTTGATTAGTCTTTCTTTAATTTGATGTTTGAAGTGAAATTTTAAAtaaggaaggtttcggtggaggtaggtgttccttttctttggcaacaaagttggaaagaaa
It contains:
- the LOC131153857 gene encoding serine carboxypeptidase-like 20; this encodes MRKALCEFLFCSILTFVILWDAFIVEGAPQGSQITNIPSFKGTLPTKHYSGYVTIDGNAVKKLFYYFVESEENPKIDPLVLWLNGGPGCSSFGGFVYEHGPFNFQAGETKDQLPTLHLNPYSWSKVSNIIYLDSPAGVGFSYSTDRNAYTTGDVQTALDTHNFLLEWFKEYQEFQANPFYIAGESYAGVYVPTLAIEIVKGIQAGAKPNINFKGYMVGNAYTDDYFDGNSYIRFAHGMALISDAIFEDVLAACGAAYYNITSRSCKRQLDKVDAIIDGLNPYNILEPCYHNPDANGNSSLPSSFKELGRTDKPLGVRKIMSGHAWPFRALVPQGIVTLWPQLVSNDSATVPCVNDEIATKWLNDAEVKKAIHAENSIDWVLCTNSINYSHDTGSMIDYHKNLTTQGYKALVYSGDHDMVVPFTGSQAWTESLGFKVKDEWRPWWSRGQVAGYMQGYDHNFTFLTIKGAGHNVPESKPVESLDFYSRWLEGKPI